One Actinomyces marmotae DNA window includes the following coding sequences:
- the miaB gene encoding tRNA (N6-isopentenyl adenosine(37)-C2)-methylthiotransferase MiaB: MTATMTTPMSAADARAPRTYHVRTLGCQMNVHDSERMAGLLEAAGYVSADDVPAAAARATEAGDGGADVVIVNTCSVRENAATRLFGNLGQLAAVKRERPGMQIAVAGCLAQQMGQGIVDRAPWVDVVFGTHNLDALPALLERARHNAAAAVEIEESLKVFPSTLPTRRESAYAAWVSIAVGCNNTCTFCIVPSLRGKQRDRRPGEVLAEIEAVANQGAIEVTLLGQNVNSYGVGFGDRGAFAKLLRAAGGVEGIERVRFTSPHPAAFTDDVIEAMASTPAVMPSLHMPLQSGSDRVLRAMRRSYRSERFLRILQRVRAAMPEAAITTDIIVGFPGETEEDFQATLDIVEEARFASAFTFEYSPRPGTPAADLEPVPAEVVKDRYRRLDELVRRITHEENMAQEGRVIEVLVAEGEGRRDAVTARVSGRAADNRLVHAALPAGLSAHDYAQGAPRPGDMVTVRVTHGAPHNLIADSALCGRALSEAERAAGEARSAGDRAWYDDGPSLFEVRRTRAGDAWERRQAQAHAAPESDTAPVSLGLPTLRVGASGPAR; this comes from the coding sequence ATGACTGCCACGATGACCACTCCGATGAGCGCCGCCGACGCGCGCGCCCCGCGCACCTATCACGTGCGCACTCTCGGCTGCCAGATGAACGTCCACGACTCCGAGCGCATGGCCGGGCTCCTCGAGGCCGCGGGCTACGTGAGCGCGGACGACGTCCCCGCCGCCGCGGCCCGCGCCACTGAGGCCGGCGACGGCGGCGCGGATGTTGTCATTGTCAACACCTGCTCCGTGCGGGAGAACGCTGCCACGCGCCTGTTCGGCAATCTCGGCCAGCTGGCCGCCGTCAAGCGCGAGCGCCCCGGGATGCAGATCGCCGTCGCCGGGTGCCTCGCCCAGCAGATGGGACAGGGGATCGTGGACAGGGCGCCGTGGGTCGACGTCGTCTTCGGCACCCACAACCTCGACGCCCTGCCGGCCCTGCTCGAGCGCGCCCGCCACAACGCGGCGGCCGCCGTCGAGATCGAGGAGTCCCTCAAGGTCTTCCCCTCCACCCTGCCCACCCGCCGCGAGTCCGCCTACGCCGCCTGGGTCTCCATTGCCGTGGGCTGCAACAACACATGCACCTTCTGCATCGTGCCCTCCCTGCGCGGCAAGCAGCGCGACCGCCGACCCGGGGAGGTCCTGGCCGAGATCGAGGCGGTCGCGAACCAGGGCGCCATCGAGGTCACGCTGCTGGGCCAGAACGTCAACTCCTACGGGGTCGGCTTCGGGGACCGCGGCGCCTTCGCCAAGCTGCTGCGCGCCGCGGGGGGAGTCGAGGGCATCGAGCGGGTGCGCTTCACCAGCCCCCACCCGGCGGCCTTCACCGACGACGTCATCGAGGCCATGGCCTCCACCCCCGCCGTCATGCCCAGCCTCCACATGCCGCTGCAATCCGGATCCGACCGCGTCCTTCGCGCCATGCGCCGCTCCTACCGCTCCGAGCGCTTCCTCAGGATCCTTCAGCGCGTGCGCGCCGCTATGCCCGAGGCGGCCATCACCACCGACATCATCGTCGGCTTCCCCGGGGAGACGGAGGAGGACTTCCAGGCCACGCTCGACATCGTCGAGGAGGCCCGCTTCGCCTCCGCCTTCACCTTCGAGTACTCCCCGCGCCCCGGAACGCCCGCGGCGGACCTGGAGCCCGTGCCCGCCGAGGTGGTCAAGGACCGCTACCGCCGCCTGGACGAGCTCGTGCGGCGCATCACCCATGAGGAGAACATGGCCCAGGAGGGCCGGGTGATCGAGGTGCTTGTGGCCGAGGGTGAGGGGCGGCGCGACGCCGTCACCGCCCGCGTCTCGGGGCGCGCCGCGGACAACCGCCTCGTCCACGCCGCCCTGCCCGCCGGGCTGTCCGCTCACGACTACGCGCAGGGAGCGCCCCGGCCCGGGGACATGGTGACCGTGCGCGTCACCCATGGCGCGCCCCACAACCTCATCGCCGACTCCGCCCTGTGTGGGCGGGCGCTGAGCGAGGCCGAGCGCGCCGCCGGGGAGGCCCGCTCCGCTGGGGATCGCGCCTGGTACGACGACGGGCCCTCCCTGTTCGAGGTGCGCCGCACCCGCGCCGGCGACGCCTGGGAGCGCCGCCAGGCCCAGGCCCATGCCGCGCCGGAGTCTGACACCGCCCCGGTGAGCCTGGGACTGCCCACCCTGCGCGTGGGCGCGTCAGGACCCGCTCGCTGA
- a CDS encoding DUF3046 domain-containing protein, with product MKHSEFWRALDEVFGSAYGRSLAQDLVLPPWSMTAVQALDAGEPPREVWDSLCQETERDEAERWVYRDDPRARRG from the coding sequence ATGAAGCACTCGGAGTTCTGGCGCGCCCTCGACGAGGTCTTCGGCTCCGCCTACGGGCGATCGCTGGCCCAGGACCTCGTCCTGCCGCCCTGGTCGATGACGGCCGTCCAGGCCCTCGATGCCGGTGAGCCGCCTCGCGAGGTCTGGGACTCGCTCTGCCAGGAGACCGAGCGCGACGAGGCCGAGCGCTGGGTCTACCGGGACGATCCGCGCGCCCGCCGCGGGTAG
- a CDS encoding carbohydrate ABC transporter permease gives MTTIASSAPRLRARPRSDARLGWAFIAPAGIGLLAFYIWPLLRGIWLSFTEYNLLTPASFNGLANYSRMVQDKIFWNAVRVTLEYVVINIGLQTVLALVIAVLMQRLTQSTLVRSIVLTPYLVSNVVAAMLWLWLLDNTLGISNQVIEAVLGDRVDFFSSSLAIPTIAIINVWRHVGYTALLIFAGLQAIPGDVYEAGKVDGASEWTMFWRITMPLLRPILALVLIMTVIGSFQVFDTVSVTTAGGPVNASRVLQFYLYDMAFSRFQFGYASAMAVGLLLILAAITALQYRMTRAGETDLS, from the coding sequence ATGACCACCATCGCCTCATCGGCCCCACGACTGCGCGCCAGGCCGCGCAGCGACGCCCGCCTGGGATGGGCCTTCATCGCCCCCGCGGGCATCGGGCTCCTCGCCTTCTACATCTGGCCACTGCTGCGGGGCATCTGGCTGTCCTTCACCGAGTACAACCTGCTGACCCCGGCCTCCTTCAACGGGCTGGCCAACTACTCCCGCATGGTCCAGGACAAGATCTTCTGGAACGCGGTTCGGGTGACCCTGGAGTACGTGGTCATCAACATCGGCCTGCAGACGGTGCTGGCCCTCGTCATCGCCGTCCTCATGCAGCGCTTGACCCAGTCGACGCTCGTGCGCTCCATCGTGCTGACCCCCTACCTCGTGTCGAACGTCGTGGCCGCCATGCTGTGGCTGTGGCTGCTGGACAACACGCTGGGCATCTCCAACCAGGTCATCGAGGCGGTGCTCGGCGACCGCGTGGACTTCTTCTCCTCCTCGCTGGCGATCCCCACGATCGCCATCATCAACGTGTGGCGGCACGTGGGCTACACGGCGCTGCTCATCTTCGCCGGCCTCCAGGCGATCCCCGGGGACGTCTACGAGGCGGGCAAGGTGGATGGCGCCAGCGAGTGGACGATGTTCTGGCGCATCACCATGCCGCTGCTGCGCCCGATCCTCGCCTTGGTCCTCATCATGACGGTGATCGGCTCCTTCCAGGTCTTCGACACGGTCTCCGTGACCACCGCCGGCGGCCCGGTCAACGCCAGCCGCGTGCTGCAGTTCTACCTGTACGACATGGCGTTCAGCCGCTTCCAGTTCGGCTACGCCTCCGCGATGGCCGTCGGGCTGCTCCTCATCCTGGCGGCGATCACCGCCCTGCAGTACCGCATGACCCGTGCGGGCGAGACCGATCTGAGCTGA
- a CDS encoding ABC transporter substrate-binding protein: MTTPSLPILRSALSRRSLLCGLASGAAAMTLAACSGSRGSDPNTVEYWLWDSAQLPAYQACAEAFKAKTGITVNITQIGWDDYWTKLTAGFIADTAPDVFTDHIAKFAQFVDLDILLPLDEQPAWSGVDTQAFQDGLIDLWKGDDGHQYGCPKDWDTEAVFYNKAMLADAGLSEKDLEGWSWNLTDGGSFEKILARLTIDKNGVRGDEPGFDPKNVAVYATGIADEGSSDGQTQWSPFTGSVGDWHYTDKETWGTRYRYDEKQFQDTLDWYFGLIDKGYMAPAGTFAKGNGTDVQLASGSIALCVAGAWMFNTYAKMEIDVGIVAHPVGPNGKSVSLMNGLGDSIVKNSKNIEGASKWVAFLGTQEAQDIVASYGIVFPAITASTEKAVEVFEKTGLPTKPFTSYLEEDNGGTFYFPLTYFGADVNAIIKPGVADVYVNRVPASTLNEYNEQVNLLFKTSKEKG; this comes from the coding sequence ATGACGACCCCCTCTCTCCCCATCCTGCGCTCGGCGCTCTCGCGGCGCTCCCTCCTGTGCGGCCTGGCCTCAGGGGCCGCCGCCATGACCCTGGCAGCCTGCTCCGGATCGAGGGGCTCGGACCCCAACACCGTGGAGTACTGGCTGTGGGACTCCGCGCAGCTGCCCGCTTACCAGGCCTGCGCCGAAGCCTTCAAGGCCAAGACCGGCATTACTGTCAACATCACCCAGATCGGTTGGGATGATTACTGGACGAAGCTCACCGCGGGCTTCATCGCCGACACCGCCCCGGACGTCTTCACCGACCACATCGCCAAGTTCGCCCAGTTCGTGGATCTGGACATCCTCCTCCCCCTCGATGAGCAGCCGGCGTGGTCCGGCGTGGACACCCAGGCCTTCCAGGACGGCCTCATCGATCTGTGGAAGGGCGACGACGGGCACCAGTACGGCTGCCCCAAGGACTGGGACACCGAGGCGGTCTTCTACAACAAGGCCATGCTCGCCGACGCCGGCCTGAGCGAGAAGGACCTGGAGGGATGGTCCTGGAACCTCACCGACGGCGGCAGCTTCGAGAAGATCCTCGCCCGCCTGACCATTGATAAGAACGGCGTGCGCGGCGACGAGCCGGGCTTCGACCCCAAGAACGTGGCCGTCTACGCCACCGGCATCGCCGATGAGGGCTCCTCGGACGGCCAGACCCAGTGGAGCCCCTTCACAGGCAGCGTCGGTGATTGGCACTACACGGATAAGGAGACCTGGGGCACCCGCTACCGCTACGACGAGAAGCAGTTCCAGGACACCCTCGACTGGTACTTCGGGCTCATCGACAAGGGCTACATGGCCCCTGCCGGCACGTTCGCCAAGGGAAACGGCACCGATGTGCAGCTCGCCAGCGGCTCGATCGCGCTATGCGTCGCCGGCGCCTGGATGTTCAACACCTACGCCAAGATGGAGATCGACGTCGGCATCGTCGCCCACCCGGTGGGGCCGAACGGCAAGTCCGTCTCCCTCATGAACGGCCTGGGCGACTCGATCGTCAAGAATTCGAAGAACATCGAGGGCGCCTCGAAATGGGTGGCCTTCCTGGGAACCCAGGAGGCGCAGGACATCGTGGCCTCCTACGGGATCGTCTTCCCGGCGATCACGGCCTCCACTGAGAAGGCGGTAGAGGTCTTCGAGAAGACCGGGCTGCCCACCAAGCCCTTCACCAGCTACCTGGAGGAGGACAACGGCGGAACGTTCTACTTCCCGTTGACGTACTTCGGCGCCGACGTGAACGCGATCATCAAGCCGGGGGTCGCGGACGTCTACGTCAACCGCGTGCCGGCCTCCACCCTCAACGAGTACAACGAGCAGGTGAACCTCCTGTTCAAGACCTCGAAGGAGAAGGGCTGA
- a CDS encoding ROK family transcriptional regulator: MEATAAAGPASRVLLRLAAAGPRTRTDLADHLGLSAPTLSRAVRPLIEDGLLLEDEPSAPTAAEAGRPAKRLRLAPRAAALLGIKLTAKDLYAQVIDPLGSPLVEVSEPLAARDPDGVVEQIAGLSRRIERSTGMALSGIGLSLGASVVDGATIAVAPFLGWRDEPIGERLREATGLDAIVANDVRAFTHAEAWFGLGHGVDPFALLTIGAGIGCGLVIGGRTIAGAHGAAGSIGHLPLREEGPACEMGHVGCARALAAAPGIAHQASEVLGRHVSPEEIVGPAGLTELARDPQLAGVLEAASDAAGRIVGSIVALVDPELVVVSGESVGLVEAHRQVFDAAVERSRHWSAPPPRILTRSFSFGEWARGAAALAIEPWTRAVEAGLRGSSA; this comes from the coding sequence ATGGAGGCCACCGCTGCCGCGGGACCGGCATCGAGGGTGCTCCTGCGCTTGGCGGCCGCCGGTCCCCGGACCCGCACGGACCTGGCCGATCATCTCGGCCTGTCGGCGCCCACGCTCTCCCGCGCCGTGCGCCCGCTGATCGAGGACGGCCTGCTCCTGGAGGATGAGCCGTCCGCGCCGACCGCCGCTGAGGCCGGGCGCCCTGCCAAACGCCTGCGCCTCGCGCCCCGCGCCGCCGCGCTGCTCGGCATCAAGCTCACTGCCAAGGACCTTTACGCCCAGGTCATCGACCCGCTCGGCTCTCCGCTCGTCGAGGTTTCCGAGCCCCTGGCCGCGCGGGATCCGGACGGCGTCGTCGAGCAGATCGCAGGGCTCTCCCGGCGCATCGAGCGCTCCACCGGGATGGCGCTGTCCGGCATCGGGCTGTCGCTGGGGGCCAGCGTGGTGGATGGCGCCACCATCGCAGTCGCCCCCTTCCTGGGGTGGCGGGATGAGCCCATCGGGGAGCGGCTGCGGGAGGCCACCGGGCTCGACGCCATCGTGGCCAATGATGTGCGCGCCTTCACCCACGCCGAGGCCTGGTTCGGGCTCGGCCACGGCGTCGATCCCTTTGCCCTGCTCACCATCGGAGCGGGGATCGGCTGCGGCCTCGTCATCGGGGGGCGCACGATCGCCGGGGCTCACGGCGCCGCCGGCAGCATCGGCCATCTTCCCCTGCGTGAGGAGGGCCCGGCCTGCGAGATGGGCCACGTGGGCTGCGCCCGGGCGCTCGCGGCCGCGCCGGGCATCGCCCACCAGGCCTCGGAGGTGCTCGGGCGCCATGTGTCCCCGGAGGAGATCGTCGGGCCCGCGGGGCTCACCGAACTCGCCCGCGATCCCCAGCTGGCGGGCGTCCTCGAGGCCGCCTCCGACGCCGCCGGGAGGATCGTCGGCTCGATCGTGGCCCTCGTCGATCCTGAGCTCGTCGTGGTCTCCGGGGAGTCGGTGGGGCTCGTTGAGGCGCACCGGCAGGTCTTCGACGCCGCCGTGGAGAGATCTCGCCACTGGTCCGCGCCGCCGCCGCGCATCCTCACCCGTTCCTTCTCCTTCGGCGAATGGGCGCGTGGCGCCGCCGCTCTGGCCATCGAGCCGTGGACCCGCGCGGTCGAGGCCGGCCTGAGGGGCTCCAGCGCCTAG
- a CDS encoding carbohydrate ABC transporter permease, whose product MTTTVTTPSAAPGRAGADSVPKRRSAPKKRVSAGRVAAWVAMALIMAFTLLPFYWVLRTALSSNAGIYADPANPLPVDLNFRAFARVFGMQSTEAAIADGGSGAEINFWLYLRNSIIVSTLVTVGQVFFSAMAAYSFSRLRWKGRDAVFAIFLAALMVPSIFTLLPNFVLMKQLRLIDTLLGVALPTMLMTPFAVFFLRQFFMNIPRELEEAALLDGASKTRVFLTLILPMAKAPITTLGILTYITAWNDYFWPLLVSYSGSSRVLTVALAVFKSQAPQTGPDWSGLMAATLVAALPMLLLFMAFARRIVNSIGFTGIK is encoded by the coding sequence ATGACCACCACTGTCACCACCCCCTCAGCCGCACCCGGGAGGGCCGGGGCGGACAGCGTCCCCAAGAGGCGCAGCGCCCCCAAGAAGCGCGTCTCGGCAGGTCGCGTCGCCGCCTGGGTCGCCATGGCCCTCATCATGGCCTTCACGCTCCTGCCCTTCTACTGGGTGCTGCGCACCGCGCTGTCCTCCAACGCGGGCATCTACGCCGATCCCGCCAACCCCCTGCCCGTGGACCTCAACTTCCGGGCCTTCGCCAGGGTCTTCGGCATGCAGTCCACCGAGGCGGCGATCGCCGACGGCGGCTCCGGCGCGGAGATCAACTTCTGGCTCTACCTGCGCAACTCGATCATCGTGTCCACGCTGGTCACGGTGGGCCAGGTGTTCTTCTCTGCCATGGCCGCCTACTCCTTCTCGCGCCTGCGCTGGAAGGGCCGCGATGCCGTCTTCGCCATCTTCCTGGCCGCGCTCATGGTGCCCTCGATCTTCACCCTGCTTCCGAACTTCGTGCTCATGAAGCAGCTGCGCCTCATCGACACCCTCCTGGGCGTGGCGCTGCCGACGATGCTCATGACGCCCTTCGCGGTGTTCTTCCTGCGCCAGTTCTTCATGAACATCCCCCGGGAGCTGGAGGAGGCGGCCCTCCTGGACGGGGCCTCGAAGACGAGGGTCTTCCTCACCCTCATCCTTCCCATGGCGAAAGCGCCCATCACCACGCTGGGGATTCTCACCTACATCACGGCCTGGAACGACTACTTCTGGCCGCTGCTGGTCTCCTACTCGGGCTCCTCCCGGGTGCTCACCGTGGCGCTGGCGGTCTTCAAGTCCCAGGCGCCCCAGACCGGCCCGGACTGGTCCGGCCTCATGGCGGCCACGCTCGTGGCGGCCCTCCCGATGCTGCTGCTGTTCATGGCCTTCGCCCGGCGCATCGTCAACTCCATCGGCTTTACAGGCATCAAGTGA
- the recA gene encoding recombinase RecA, with the protein MPAATQNQDRSKALATALAQIDKSFGKGSVMRLGDDSRPPVAVIPTGSTALDVALGIGGLPRGRIIEIYGPESSGKTTVALHAVASAQRAGGNAAFIDAEHALDPVYAKALGVDTDNLLVSQPDTGEQALEIADMLIRSGGLDIIVIDSVAALVPKAEIEGEMGDSHVGLQARLMSQALRKITGALSATGTTAIFINQLREKIGVFFGSPETTTGGKALKFYASVRIDVRRIQTLKDGDQPVGNRTRAKVVKNKMAPPFKQAEFDILYGRGISREGGLLDLGVENGIVRKSGAWFTYGTDQLGQGKENARAFLADNPALADEIEQKILAALGIGEAGRKAQEEAAARAAAAEADAAAAAAEAALEAAAGTKAPAKAVGRGSGRGSGRGGAKSSAKKSAALDIDAAFGEDAGGF; encoded by the coding sequence ATGCCCGCAGCAACCCAGAACCAGGATCGATCCAAGGCCCTGGCCACCGCCCTCGCCCAGATCGACAAGTCTTTCGGCAAGGGCTCCGTCATGCGCCTGGGCGATGACAGCCGTCCTCCCGTGGCCGTCATCCCCACCGGCTCCACCGCGCTCGATGTCGCGCTCGGGATCGGTGGCCTGCCCCGTGGCCGCATCATCGAGATCTACGGCCCCGAGTCGTCCGGTAAGACCACCGTCGCCCTCCACGCCGTCGCCAGCGCCCAGAGGGCCGGCGGGAACGCCGCCTTCATCGATGCTGAGCATGCCCTGGACCCGGTCTACGCCAAGGCCCTCGGGGTGGACACGGACAACCTGCTCGTCTCCCAGCCGGATACCGGGGAGCAGGCCCTGGAGATCGCGGACATGCTTATCCGCTCCGGCGGCCTGGACATCATCGTCATCGACTCCGTGGCCGCGCTGGTGCCCAAGGCGGAGATCGAGGGGGAGATGGGGGACTCGCATGTCGGCCTCCAGGCCCGCCTCATGAGCCAGGCGCTGCGCAAGATCACCGGTGCCCTGTCCGCCACGGGCACCACGGCTATCTTCATCAACCAGCTGCGCGAGAAGATTGGCGTCTTCTTCGGCAGCCCCGAGACCACCACGGGCGGCAAGGCCCTGAAGTTCTACGCCTCCGTGCGCATCGATGTGCGCCGCATCCAGACCCTCAAAGACGGGGACCAGCCCGTGGGCAACCGCACCCGCGCCAAGGTGGTGAAGAACAAGATGGCCCCGCCCTTCAAGCAGGCCGAGTTCGACATCCTCTACGGCCGCGGCATCTCCCGCGAGGGGGGCCTGCTGGACCTGGGCGTGGAGAACGGCATCGTGCGCAAGTCCGGCGCCTGGTTCACTTACGGCACGGACCAGTTGGGTCAGGGCAAGGAGAACGCCCGCGCCTTCCTCGCGGACAACCCCGCCCTGGCCGATGAGATCGAGCAGAAGATCCTCGCCGCTCTGGGGATTGGGGAGGCCGGGCGCAAGGCCCAGGAGGAGGCAGCGGCCCGGGCGGCCGCAGCGGAGGCCGATGCGGCGGCAGCGGCGGCCGAGGCCGCCCTCGAGGCCGCCGCGGGGACGAAGGCCCCCGCCAAGGCCGTGGGGCGCGGCTCGGGCAGGGGCTCGGGCAGGGGCGGGGCCAAGAGCAGCGCCAAGAAGTCCGCCGCCCTCGATATCGACGCCGCTTTCGGTGAGGACGCCGGTGGCTTCTGA
- a CDS encoding regulatory protein RecX: MPWLIPDEHQEEVEAAREIVLRRLDRAPASRAALAELLERKEVDHRVAQEVLDRLEAAGLIDDGAYAATLARTRFAEKGAARRAIAAELRRKGLGERAISGALAQISGDDEAGAALALARKRLRATRGLDPVVRRRRALAALGRKGHSQAVALDAFERALAEEAREVQGPDGH, from the coding sequence ATGCCCTGGCTCATCCCTGACGAGCATCAGGAAGAGGTCGAGGCGGCGCGGGAGATCGTGTTGCGCCGCCTCGACCGCGCCCCCGCCTCCCGCGCGGCCCTGGCCGAGTTGCTGGAGCGCAAGGAGGTGGATCACCGCGTGGCGCAGGAGGTCCTCGACCGCCTCGAGGCCGCTGGCCTCATCGATGACGGCGCTTACGCCGCGACTCTTGCGCGCACCCGCTTCGCTGAGAAGGGCGCGGCCCGGCGGGCCATCGCCGCTGAGTTGCGGCGCAAGGGCCTGGGGGAGCGGGCGATCAGCGGGGCCTTGGCTCAGATCAGCGGCGACGACGAGGCCGGCGCCGCGCTCGCCCTGGCCCGCAAGAGGCTGCGCGCCACGCGCGGGCTCGATCCGGTGGTCCGTCGGCGGCGCGCCCTGGCGGCGCTGGGCCGTAAGGGCCACTCCCAGGCCGTGGCCCTGGATGCCTTCGAGCGAGCCCTGGCCGAGGAGGCCCGGGAGGTCCAGGGCCCCGACGGCCACTGA
- a CDS encoding alpha-galactosidase — protein sequence MTLHLRSGGTSLVLDTPVDRFPVVRHWGADLGPLDGSALQDAGRASATTLGANSAWICNDLPILPHASLGWSARPAIGLHRVDGTAFSFHPTQVDHEWWAEEPPAAGEGPAAPTTPIVVSTAVDEAHGVSIVSEIRLEESGLVRVRATVTNEPGGRLELASGLVVDEITPALPLPQGADEILDMSGHHINERRLQRHRLTAGTHLRESWEGRPGHDATTWLAAGRAGFGWRAGTVHGVHLAWSGSTRSLIMSPSQGRALIGAGELLAPGEVILAPGESYTSPWAVFSWGEGLDALAHRSHAFLRSLPSHPQRPRPVLLNTWEAVYFDHRLDKLTRLAELAADVGIERFVLDDGWFGSRRDDTSGLGDWRVSAEAWPEGLGPLVDRVHELGMEFGLWFEPEMINVDSELARAHPDWILSDGAGGAPEHRNQRVLDLCAPGAWDYLFESISALVERYSIAYIKWDHNSPLVAVGHEAASPTAGRRGGAAVHDQTLALYRLLDALRERFEDLEIESCAGGGGRIDMGIMERAQRVWASDSIDAHDRQDIQRGTMLLLPPELVGTHVGDGRAHTTLRDLDLDFRAGTALWGHMGVEWDLTSADDDDRERLASIIALHKELRPLLHSGLTVHADLADDDALRIEGVVSADGSEAVYEIACLGQTISWPTAPRPLPGLDPGRRYRIELAAPSYPELSLRPRWMDEPVTLPGSYLSTTGLALPILHPDHLVLVRATAVD from the coding sequence ATGACCCTCCACCTCCGCTCCGGCGGCACCTCCCTTGTTCTGGACACCCCCGTGGACCGCTTCCCCGTGGTGCGCCACTGGGGGGCCGATCTCGGCCCCCTCGACGGCAGCGCCCTCCAGGACGCCGGCCGCGCGTCAGCCACCACGCTCGGCGCGAACTCCGCCTGGATCTGCAACGACCTGCCGATCCTCCCCCACGCCAGCCTGGGCTGGTCGGCCCGCCCCGCCATCGGCCTGCACCGGGTGGACGGAACCGCCTTCTCCTTCCACCCCACCCAGGTCGACCACGAGTGGTGGGCCGAGGAACCACCGGCCGCCGGGGAGGGGCCTGCCGCTCCCACCACCCCCATCGTCGTCTCGACGGCCGTCGATGAGGCACACGGGGTGAGCATCGTCAGCGAGATCCGCCTGGAGGAGTCCGGGCTCGTGCGCGTGCGCGCCACGGTCACCAACGAGCCGGGCGGGCGCCTCGAGCTGGCCAGCGGCCTCGTCGTCGACGAGATCACTCCCGCGCTGCCCCTCCCCCAGGGCGCCGATGAGATCCTGGACATGTCCGGGCACCACATCAATGAGCGCCGCCTCCAGCGCCACCGCCTCACCGCGGGCACGCACCTGCGCGAGTCCTGGGAGGGCCGGCCCGGGCACGACGCCACCACCTGGCTCGCCGCCGGACGCGCCGGCTTCGGCTGGCGCGCGGGCACGGTCCACGGCGTCCACCTGGCCTGGTCGGGCTCCACGCGCTCGCTCATCATGAGCCCCTCCCAGGGCAGGGCGCTCATCGGCGCCGGCGAGCTGCTCGCCCCCGGTGAGGTCATCCTGGCCCCGGGGGAGTCCTACACCTCCCCGTGGGCGGTCTTCTCCTGGGGCGAGGGCCTGGACGCGCTGGCGCACCGCTCCCACGCCTTCCTGCGCTCACTGCCCTCCCACCCTCAGCGCCCCCGGCCGGTGCTGCTCAACACCTGGGAGGCCGTCTACTTCGACCACCGGCTCGACAAGCTCACGCGCCTGGCCGAGCTCGCCGCGGACGTGGGCATCGAGCGCTTCGTCCTCGACGACGGCTGGTTCGGCTCCCGCCGAGACGACACCTCGGGCCTGGGCGACTGGCGGGTCTCGGCCGAGGCCTGGCCCGAGGGCCTGGGCCCTCTCGTGGATCGCGTCCACGAGCTCGGCATGGAGTTCGGGCTGTGGTTCGAGCCGGAGATGATCAACGTGGACTCCGAGCTCGCCCGCGCCCACCCGGACTGGATCCTGTCCGACGGGGCGGGGGGCGCTCCCGAGCACCGCAACCAGCGCGTCCTGGACCTGTGCGCCCCCGGCGCCTGGGACTACCTGTTCGAGTCGATCAGCGCCCTCGTGGAGCGCTACTCCATCGCCTACATCAAGTGGGACCACAACTCCCCGCTCGTGGCCGTCGGCCACGAGGCGGCCTCCCCCACGGCCGGCCGGCGCGGCGGAGCGGCCGTCCACGACCAGACCCTCGCCCTCTACCGCCTCCTCGACGCCCTGCGCGAGCGCTTCGAGGACCTGGAGATCGAATCCTGCGCCGGCGGCGGCGGCCGCATCGACATGGGCATCATGGAGCGCGCCCAGCGGGTGTGGGCCTCGGACTCCATCGACGCCCATGACCGCCAGGACATCCAGCGCGGCACCATGCTGCTGCTGCCCCCCGAGCTCGTCGGCACGCATGTGGGCGACGGCCGCGCGCACACGACGCTCCGCGACCTCGACCTCGACTTCCGCGCGGGCACGGCCCTATGGGGGCACATGGGCGTCGAATGGGACCTCACCAGCGCCGACGACGACGACCGCGAGCGCCTGGCCTCGATCATCGCCCTGCACAAAGAACTGCGCCCCCTGCTGCACTCGGGCCTGACGGTCCACGCGGACCTGGCCGACGACGACGCCCTGCGGATCGAGGGCGTGGTGTCCGCCGATGGCTCCGAGGCGGTCTACGAGATCGCCTGCCTGGGGCAGACCATCTCCTGGCCGACGGCCCCCCGGCCACTGCCCGGCCTGGACCCGGGGCGCCGCTACCGGATCGAGCTCGCGGCGCCGTCGTACCCCGAGTTGTCCCTGCGCCCGAGGTGGATGGACGAGCCGGTCACCCTGCCGGGCTCGTACCTGTCCACGACCGGCCTGGCCCTGCCGATCCTCCACCCCGACCACCTCGTGCTGGTGCGCGCCACCGCCGTCGACTGA
- a CDS encoding helix-turn-helix domain-containing protein → MNEMTRPRPARSSRLAPRMAMRPALSTGYGSAVDTTKHENVLLRREIGEVLRSVRQHQGRTLREVSSQARVSLGYLSEVERGQKEASSELLASICQALDAPLSTVLREVSERVAMAEGVVIPDTVPDELIRQQGAIAR, encoded by the coding sequence ATGAATGAGATGACTCGCCCCCGCCCCGCCCGCTCGTCCCGCCTGGCGCCCAGGATGGCGATGCGCCCGGCGCTCTCCACGGGGTACGGTTCTGCCGTGGACACCACCAAGCACGAGAACGTCCTCCTGCGCCGCGAGATCGGCGAGGTCCTCCGCTCCGTCCGCCAGCACCAGGGGCGCACCCTGCGCGAGGTCTCCTCGCAGGCGCGCGTGTCACTGGGTTACCTCTCCGAGGTTGAGCGCGGTCAGAAGGAGGCCTCCTCGGAGTTGCTCGCCTCCATCTGCCAGGCCCTCGACGCCCCCCTGTCCACAGTGCTGCGCGAGGTCTCCGAGCGCGTCGCCATGGCCGAGGGCGTCGTCATCCCCGACACCGTCCCCGACGAGCTCATCCGCCAGCAGGGCGCCATCGCGCGCTGA